A portion of the Streptomyces erythrochromogenes genome contains these proteins:
- the dapD gene encoding 2,3,4,5-tetrahydropyridine-2,6-dicarboxylate N-succinyltransferase, which translates to MTATRTTGAVAAGLATITADGTVLDTWFPAPELVAEPGPAGTERLTAEQAVELLGAAAAKAIRTDAVRGVEVVAVRTAIASLEDKPLDAHDAYLRLHLLSHRLVKPHGQNLDGVFGLLTNVAWTSLGPVAVDQVETVRLNARAEGLHLQVTSIDKFPRMTDYVAPKGVRIADADRVRLGAHLAEGTTVMHEGFVNFNAGTLGTSMVEGRISAGVVVGDGSDIGGGASTMGTLSGGGKQIISIGERTLIGAEAGIGIALGNECVVEAGLYVTAGTRVTLPDGQVVKALELSGADNILFRRNSVTGAVEARPYKANWGGLNEVLHSHN; encoded by the coding sequence ATGACTGCTACGCGTACCACCGGCGCCGTCGCCGCCGGACTTGCCACCATCACCGCCGACGGCACCGTCCTCGACACCTGGTTCCCCGCACCCGAGCTGGTCGCCGAGCCCGGCCCGGCCGGCACCGAGCGCCTCACCGCCGAGCAGGCCGTGGAGCTTCTCGGCGCCGCCGCGGCCAAGGCGATCCGCACGGACGCGGTCCGCGGCGTCGAGGTCGTAGCCGTCCGTACGGCCATCGCCTCCCTGGAGGACAAGCCGCTGGACGCGCACGACGCGTACCTGCGCCTGCACCTGCTCAGCCACCGCCTGGTCAAGCCGCACGGCCAGAACCTCGACGGCGTCTTCGGCCTGCTGACCAACGTCGCCTGGACCTCGCTGGGCCCGGTCGCCGTCGACCAGGTCGAGACCGTCCGCCTCAACGCCCGCGCCGAGGGCCTGCACCTGCAGGTCACCTCGATCGACAAGTTCCCGCGGATGACGGACTACGTCGCCCCCAAGGGCGTGCGCATCGCCGACGCGGACCGCGTCCGCCTCGGCGCGCACCTCGCCGAGGGCACCACCGTCATGCACGAGGGCTTCGTCAACTTCAACGCCGGCACCCTCGGCACCTCCATGGTCGAGGGCCGCATCTCCGCGGGCGTCGTCGTCGGCGACGGCTCCGACATCGGCGGCGGCGCCTCCACCATGGGCACCCTCTCGGGCGGCGGCAAGCAGATCATCTCGATCGGCGAGCGCACGCTGATCGGCGCCGAGGCGGGCATCGGCATCGCCCTCGGCAACGAGTGCGTCGTCGAGGCCGGCCTCTACGTCACCGCCGGCACCCGCGTCACCCTGCCGGACGGCCAGGTCGTCAAGGCCCTGGAGCTCTCCGGCGCCGACAACATCCTCTTCCGCCGCAACTCGGTGACCGGCGCCGTCGAGGCCCGCCCGTACAAGGCGAACTGGGGCGGCCTGAACGAGGTCCTGCACAGCCACAACTGA
- a CDS encoding GNAT family N-acetyltransferase: MIFRVATRRDLPAVLALLADEDQVLDPASMRVGEEHERAFGAIESDARNEMLVLTDAGGGARGDAGGNAGGGAGGGETVLGCLQLTYVPGLGQGGQERALVEAVRVRADRRGEGLGAELMRLAAERARGRGCGLVQLTSNKRRTAAHRFYERLGFARSHEGFKLPLQRP; the protein is encoded by the coding sequence ATGATCTTCCGCGTCGCCACACGCCGGGACCTGCCGGCCGTACTCGCCCTGCTCGCCGACGAGGACCAGGTCCTCGACCCGGCCTCGATGCGGGTCGGCGAGGAGCACGAGCGGGCCTTCGGGGCGATCGAGTCGGACGCCCGCAACGAGATGCTGGTCCTCACGGACGCGGGCGGGGGCGCGCGTGGGGATGCCGGCGGGAACGCCGGTGGGGGCGCCGGTGGGGGCGAGACCGTCCTCGGCTGCCTCCAGCTGACGTACGTACCGGGCCTGGGCCAGGGCGGGCAGGAGCGGGCCCTGGTGGAGGCCGTACGGGTCCGCGCGGACCGGCGGGGCGAGGGACTCGGCGCGGAGCTGATGCGGCTGGCCGCCGAGCGGGCCCGAGGGCGCGGCTGCGGCCTGGTCCAGCTCACCAGCAACAAGCGGCGCACGGCGGCCCACCGCTTCTACGAGCGGCTGGGCTTCGCGCGCAGCCACGAGGGCTTCAAGCTGCCGCTGCAGCGGCCGTGA
- a CDS encoding endonuclease/exonuclease/phosphatase family protein, which translates to MRSSHPRSAAVAALVASALATGLLAGSADAAEGAASADPVRIHDIQGTTRISPLNGKQVADVEGIVTGVRTYGSRGFWIQDPDADDNDATSEGVFVFTNSVPTVAVGDAVKVSGTVGEYIPGGVNSGNQSVTQISKPAVTVVSSGNALPEATAINEYTVPAEYAPVGDAAAGGSINGLALEPSRYALDYYESLEGMNVKIGTSRVVGATDPYSELWVTVKGWENTAKRGGTVYGSYESQNTGRLQIQQLAPIAQQPFPVANVGDKLTGTTEGPLDFNQFGGYTLVARTLGTVEAGTLAPEKTKPQAEQELAVATYNVENLDPTDPQEKFDALAKAVVENLASPDILALEEIQDDNGAKNDGTVSAEQTLTKFITAITAAGGPAYQWRTVNPEDKKDGGEPGGNIRQVFLFNPARVSFTERAPGDAVTATGVVKENGKTHLTHSPGRVDPANPAWADSRKPLAGEFVFRGKTVFVIANHFGSKGGDEGLTSHHQPPLRSSEAKRLLQAQAVNGFVKQILAEDKNANVLVLGDINDFEFSATTDALADGGALYPAIKSLPKAERYSYVYQGNSQVLDQILTSPAIKKFTYDSVHINAEFAAQNSDHDPQVLRFRP; encoded by the coding sequence ATGCGCTCCTCGCATCCCCGCTCCGCCGCCGTCGCGGCCCTCGTCGCCTCCGCGCTGGCCACCGGCCTGCTCGCGGGCTCCGCCGACGCGGCCGAGGGCGCGGCGTCCGCCGACCCGGTACGCATCCACGACATCCAGGGCACCACCCGGATATCCCCGCTCAACGGCAAGCAGGTCGCCGACGTCGAGGGCATCGTGACGGGCGTGCGGACCTACGGCTCGCGCGGTTTCTGGATCCAGGACCCCGACGCCGACGACAACGACGCGACGAGTGAGGGCGTCTTCGTCTTCACCAACTCGGTCCCGACCGTCGCCGTGGGCGACGCGGTCAAGGTCTCCGGCACCGTCGGCGAGTACATCCCCGGTGGCGTGAACTCCGGCAACCAGTCGGTGACCCAGATCTCCAAGCCGGCCGTCACCGTGGTCTCCTCCGGCAACGCGCTGCCCGAGGCCACCGCGATCAACGAGTACACGGTCCCCGCCGAGTACGCCCCGGTCGGGGACGCCGCCGCCGGCGGCAGCATCAACGGCCTGGCGCTGGAGCCCTCGCGCTACGCCCTGGACTACTACGAGTCCCTCGAGGGCATGAACGTCAAGATCGGCACCTCGCGCGTCGTCGGCGCCACCGACCCGTACTCCGAGCTGTGGGTCACGGTGAAGGGCTGGGAGAACACCGCCAAGCGCGGCGGCACCGTCTACGGCTCCTACGAGTCCCAGAACACCGGACGCCTGCAGATCCAGCAGCTCGCGCCGATCGCGCAGCAGCCCTTCCCCGTGGCCAACGTCGGCGACAAGCTGACCGGCACCACGGAAGGCCCGCTGGACTTCAACCAGTTCGGCGGCTACACGCTGGTGGCCCGCACCCTCGGCACCGTCGAGGCGGGCACCCTCGCCCCCGAGAAGACCAAGCCGCAGGCCGAGCAGGAGCTCGCGGTGGCCACGTACAACGTCGAGAACCTCGACCCGACGGACCCGCAGGAGAAGTTCGACGCGCTGGCGAAGGCCGTCGTCGAGAACCTGGCCTCCCCCGACATCCTCGCGCTGGAGGAGATCCAGGACGACAACGGCGCCAAGAACGACGGCACCGTCTCGGCGGAGCAGACGCTCACGAAGTTCATCACGGCCATCACGGCGGCGGGCGGCCCGGCCTACCAGTGGCGGACCGTCAACCCCGAGGACAAGAAGGACGGCGGCGAGCCCGGCGGCAACATCCGCCAGGTGTTCCTCTTCAACCCGGCGCGGGTCTCCTTCACCGAGCGCGCCCCGGGTGACGCGGTGACGGCGACGGGCGTCGTCAAGGAGAACGGCAAGACCCACCTGACCCACTCCCCCGGCCGCGTGGACCCCGCCAACCCGGCGTGGGCCGACAGCCGCAAGCCGCTCGCCGGCGAGTTCGTCTTCCGCGGCAAGACGGTCTTCGTGATCGCCAACCACTTCGGCTCGAAGGGCGGCGACGAGGGCCTGACCTCGCACCACCAGCCGCCGCTGCGTTCCTCGGAGGCCAAGCGGCTGCTCCAGGCGCAGGCCGTGAACGGCTTCGTGAAGCAGATCCTGGCGGAGGACAAGAACGCGAACGTCCTCGTCCTCGGCGACATCAACGACTTCGAGTTCTCCGCGACCACGGACGCGCTGGCGGACGGCGGGGCGCTGTACCCGGCGATCAAGTCGCTGCCGAAGGCCGAGCGCTACTCGTACGTCTACCAGGGCAACTCCCAGGTGCTGGACCAGATCCTGACGAGCCCGGCGATCAAGAAGTTCACGTACGACAGCGTGCACATCAACGCGGAGTTCGCCGCCCAGAACAGCGACCACGACCCGCAGGTGCTGCGCTTCCGCCCGTAA
- a CDS encoding alkaline phosphatase PhoX, giving the protein MALSRRDFTARTVIAGAGVALTGTVGALATAPGALAAEDGAGRDEHGRPCEPGYGPLVPDPAGILALPAGFRYRVITHSGVTRLESGETTPSHHDGTAAFEGHRGVTLLVNNHELKGKRENWARPVPLAEGLVYDPAAAGGCTVVEVRRGGEVAEWVGIAGTSTNCAGGATPWDTWLTCEENSDLAGKNGMTKDHGYVFEVDPHDRRANRDPKPVKAFGRYDHEAVVIDPRQGHAYLTEDASGPNGLLYRWTPPRGFRHGRGRLRTLAADAGVLQAAKCIDSSGRVVDDLSRATRIGTVYGVDWVDVPDRDARTVPVRKQFADHAVTRGRKLEGMWWADGGAYFVSSYAREESPGAAHDGQVWFYDPKRRTIRLTVLIGVNADPSAGGGYDGPDNITVSPYGGLVIAEDGSGLQHLFGATAAGRTYPLARNELNIGSAEEPEYSEFTGVCFSPDGRTLYANIQDPGIMLAITGPWRRAH; this is encoded by the coding sequence ATGGCGCTCAGCCGCAGAGACTTCACCGCCCGTACCGTCATCGCCGGCGCGGGAGTCGCGCTCACCGGGACGGTCGGCGCCCTCGCCACCGCTCCGGGTGCGCTCGCGGCCGAGGACGGCGCGGGCCGCGACGAGCACGGGCGGCCCTGTGAGCCCGGCTACGGCCCGCTCGTCCCCGACCCGGCCGGCATCCTCGCCCTCCCCGCCGGCTTCAGGTACCGCGTGATCACGCACAGCGGCGTCACCCGGCTGGAGTCCGGCGAGACCACCCCGTCCCACCACGACGGGACCGCGGCCTTCGAGGGCCACCGCGGCGTCACCCTCCTCGTCAACAACCACGAGCTCAAGGGCAAGCGGGAGAACTGGGCCCGCCCCGTCCCGCTCGCCGAGGGCCTCGTCTACGACCCGGCCGCGGCCGGGGGGTGCACGGTCGTCGAGGTCCGGCGCGGCGGCGAGGTCGCCGAATGGGTGGGCATCGCCGGTACGTCGACCAACTGCGCGGGCGGCGCCACCCCCTGGGACACCTGGCTGACCTGCGAGGAGAACTCCGATCTCGCCGGCAAGAACGGCATGACCAAGGACCACGGCTACGTCTTCGAGGTCGACCCGCACGACCGGCGCGCCAACCGCGACCCGAAGCCCGTCAAGGCCTTCGGCCGGTACGACCACGAGGCCGTGGTCATCGACCCGCGCCAGGGCCACGCGTACCTGACCGAGGACGCCTCCGGGCCCAACGGGCTGCTCTACCGCTGGACCCCGCCCCGCGGCTTCCGGCACGGGCGCGGCAGGCTCCGTACGCTCGCCGCCGACGCCGGCGTGCTCCAGGCCGCCAAGTGCATCGACAGCTCGGGCCGGGTCGTCGACGACCTCTCTCGCGCCACGCGGATCGGCACCGTCTACGGCGTCGACTGGGTGGACGTGCCGGACCGCGACGCGCGCACCGTGCCGGTGCGCAAGCAGTTCGCGGACCACGCGGTGACGCGCGGCCGCAAGCTGGAGGGCATGTGGTGGGCCGACGGAGGCGCGTACTTCGTCTCCTCCTACGCCCGTGAGGAGAGCCCGGGTGCCGCGCACGACGGACAGGTCTGGTTCTACGACCCCAAGCGGCGCACGATCCGGCTGACCGTCCTCATCGGCGTCAACGCGGACCCGTCGGCGGGCGGCGGCTACGACGGCCCGGACAACATCACCGTGTCGCCGTACGGAGGCCTGGTCATCGCGGAGGACGGCTCGGGGCTGCAGCACCTGTTCGGCGCGACCGCAGCGGGCCGCACCTACCCGCTGGCGCGCAACGAGCTGAACATCGGGTCGGCCGAGGAGCCCGAATACTCCGAATTCACCGGTGTCTGCTTCTCCCCGGACGGACGCACCCTGTACGCCAACATCCAGGACCCGGGCATCATGCTGGCCATCACCGGGCCGTGGCGGCGCGCGCACTGA
- a CDS encoding TerD family protein produces MTAMTPGSNLPLNAVRVTVDVAAPVRLDVSALLLTADGKVRSDADFIFFNQPSGPGVTYRSGGGAAPDSVTVDTSAVPPGIERIVVTASPDAAGQSFQGIEPTATVRNADGGAVIASFTPPQLATETALVVVEIYQRGGVWKVRAVGQGYANGLAGIATDFGVSVDEEPAPAAAVAPPAPAAPVAPTAPPAPPTTHQPSPWLTAGAGTPAPVTPAPAPAPAAPPAAPPATGKINLDKGRVSLQKNQTVSLVKGGRPLLSQVKMGLGWEPAFRGRDIDLDASVIAYGPQRNHIDSCYFGKLSILNGAIKHSGDNLTGEGAGDDEVIVVDLGRLPADATGLVFTVNSFSGQKFTDVAKAYCRLIDAASGEELVRFDLTSAEPQTGVMMAKLIRQFSGEWEMTAMGEFVKSRTVRGMVKPAAQAL; encoded by the coding sequence ATGACCGCTATGACCCCTGGATCCAACCTGCCGCTCAATGCCGTCCGCGTGACGGTCGACGTGGCTGCGCCGGTGCGGCTCGACGTGTCCGCCCTGCTCCTCACGGCGGACGGCAAGGTGCGCTCCGACGCCGACTTCATCTTCTTCAACCAGCCCTCCGGGCCCGGTGTCACCTACCGGTCCGGCGGGGGCGCGGCGCCGGACTCGGTCACCGTGGACACCTCCGCGGTGCCCCCGGGCATCGAGCGGATCGTGGTCACGGCCAGCCCCGACGCCGCCGGGCAGTCCTTCCAGGGCATCGAGCCCACCGCCACGGTGCGCAATGCCGACGGCGGCGCGGTGATCGCCTCGTTCACCCCGCCGCAGCTGGCCACCGAGACGGCGCTCGTCGTCGTCGAGATCTACCAGCGCGGTGGCGTGTGGAAGGTCCGCGCGGTCGGCCAGGGGTACGCGAACGGCCTGGCCGGCATCGCCACCGACTTCGGGGTCAGCGTGGACGAGGAACCGGCTCCCGCGGCCGCCGTCGCCCCGCCCGCACCTGCCGCGCCCGTGGCACCCACCGCCCCGCCCGCCCCGCCGACGACCCACCAGCCCTCCCCCTGGCTCACCGCCGGCGCCGGCACCCCCGCCCCGGTCACCCCGGCCCCCGCTCCCGCGCCCGCCGCACCCCCGGCCGCCCCGCCCGCCACCGGGAAGATCAACCTGGACAAGGGCCGGGTCAGCCTCCAGAAGAACCAGACCGTCTCCCTGGTCAAGGGCGGCCGCCCGCTGCTCTCCCAGGTCAAGATGGGCCTGGGCTGGGAGCCCGCCTTCCGCGGCCGGGACATCGACCTCGACGCGTCCGTCATCGCGTACGGCCCGCAGCGCAACCACATCGACAGCTGCTACTTCGGCAAGCTGTCCATTCTCAACGGCGCCATCAAGCACTCCGGGGACAACCTCACCGGTGAGGGCGCGGGCGACGACGAGGTGATCGTCGTGGACCTCGGCCGGCTCCCCGCCGACGCAACGGGCCTGGTCTTCACGGTCAACTCCTTCTCCGGCCAGAAGTTCACCGACGTGGCCAAGGCCTACTGCCGCCTGATCGACGCGGCCAGCGGCGAGGAGCTGGTGCGCTTCGACCTCACCAGCGCCGAGCCGCAGACGGGCGTGATGATGGCCAAGCTGATCCGTCAGTTCTCCGGCGAGTGGGAGATGACGGCCATGGGCGAGTTTGTGAAGTCGCGCACAGTGCGCGGCATGGTCAAGCCCGCCGCGCAGGCACTCTGA
- a CDS encoding aldehyde dehydrogenase (NADP(+)), producing MTTTPVWSVDPRTGKQREQVAVEATSREVDEAVRASHAARGPLADAAVRAAFLRTAAALLDEAAAHVIEAADAETALGPGRLTGELARTTGQLRAFADAVEEGSYLDIRIDRADPSLTPPRPELRRYKVPLGVVAVYAASNFPLAFSVPGGDTASALAAGCPVVVKAHPDHPATSELCASLLRRAAVASGLPPEVVSVVHGFDAGLELIRHPLVSAAGFTGSIRGGRALFDAAAARPVPIPFHGELGSLNPVVVTPAAAAERAEEIGAGLAGSVTLGVGQFCVKPGLVLVPDGADGDRVTGELTKALGETEPGVLLDHRMRENFLSGVRERAALPGVDAPVTPGSGGEHTVGAGYLTVRAEDLLAGEEHDVLLEECFGPVTVVVRYAGQTEAGAVLGRLGGNLSATLQLSAAEAEGAPGPAAELIGQVTQLAGRIVVNGWPTGVAVAPAQHHGGPYPAATSHSTSVGGTAIERWLRPVAYQSVPDALLPAELREANPLGLPRRVTGG from the coding sequence ATGACAACGACACCAGTCTGGAGTGTGGACCCCCGCACCGGGAAGCAGCGCGAGCAGGTTGCGGTGGAAGCCACATCCCGCGAGGTGGACGAAGCCGTACGGGCCTCCCACGCCGCCCGCGGCCCGCTCGCGGACGCCGCCGTCCGCGCCGCCTTCCTGCGCACCGCCGCCGCACTCCTCGACGAGGCCGCCGCCCACGTCATCGAGGCCGCCGACGCCGAGACCGCGCTCGGCCCGGGCCGCCTCACCGGCGAACTGGCCCGCACCACCGGCCAGCTGCGCGCCTTCGCCGACGCCGTCGAAGAGGGGTCCTACCTCGACATCCGGATCGACCGCGCCGACCCCTCCCTCACCCCGCCGCGCCCCGAGCTGCGCCGCTACAAGGTCCCGCTCGGCGTGGTCGCGGTCTACGCCGCCTCCAACTTCCCGCTCGCCTTCTCCGTCCCCGGAGGGGACACCGCGAGCGCGCTGGCCGCGGGCTGCCCGGTGGTGGTCAAGGCACACCCCGACCACCCCGCCACCTCGGAGCTGTGCGCCTCGCTGCTGCGCCGGGCGGCCGTCGCAAGCGGGCTCCCGCCCGAAGTGGTGAGCGTGGTGCACGGGTTCGACGCAGGCCTGGAACTGATCCGCCACCCGCTGGTCTCGGCCGCCGGATTCACCGGTTCCATCCGGGGCGGCAGGGCCCTGTTCGACGCGGCCGCCGCCCGGCCCGTACCCATCCCGTTCCACGGCGAACTGGGCTCCCTCAACCCCGTCGTGGTCACCCCGGCCGCGGCCGCCGAGCGCGCCGAGGAGATCGGCGCCGGCCTGGCGGGTTCGGTCACCCTCGGCGTCGGCCAGTTCTGCGTGAAGCCCGGCCTGGTCCTGGTGCCCGACGGCGCGGACGGCGACCGGGTCACCGGCGAGCTCACCAAGGCCCTCGGCGAGACCGAGCCCGGGGTGCTGCTGGACCACCGGATGCGGGAGAACTTCCTCTCCGGGGTGCGCGAGCGGGCCGCACTGCCCGGCGTGGACGCCCCCGTCACCCCGGGATCCGGCGGCGAGCACACCGTGGGTGCGGGCTACCTGACGGTGCGGGCCGAGGACCTCCTCGCGGGCGAGGAGCACGACGTCCTCCTGGAGGAGTGCTTCGGCCCGGTCACCGTCGTCGTCCGGTACGCCGGCCAGACCGAGGCGGGCGCGGTCCTCGGGCGCCTCGGCGGCAACCTGAGCGCCACCCTCCAGCTGTCGGCCGCCGAGGCCGAGGGCGCCCCCGGCCCGGCCGCCGAGCTGATCGGGCAGGTCACGCAGCTGGCGGGGCGGATCGTGGTCAACGGCTGGCCGACCGGGGTCGCGGTGGCCCCCGCCCAGCACCACGGCGGTCCGTACCCGGCCGCGACCTCGCACTCCACCTCGGTGGGCGGCACGGCGATCGAGCGCTGGCTGCGGCCCGTGGCTTACCAGTCGGTGCCGGACGCGCTCCTTCCGGCCGAGCTGCGCGAGGCCAATCCGCTGGGCCTGCCGCGCCGGGTGACGGGCGGCTGA
- a CDS encoding IclR family transcriptional regulator, with protein sequence MTTTESGIPAQAAPVKSAVRTVLLLEHFAARPGLHSLADIQSDLSLPKSSLYMLLRTLVNLGWVETDATGTRYGIGVRALLVGSSYIDGDEVVAAARPTLDRLSDDTTETIHLARLDGTSVVYLATRQSQHYLRPFTRVGRRLPVHSTALGKALLATHSDAEVRTLLPRRLEAVTEHTITDREQLIEELELVREQGYALDREENTLGLRCFGVAVPYRTPARDAVSCSVPVARLTPGHEQVIKAALFEARDRLSVVTRRM encoded by the coding sequence ATGACGACGACCGAGTCGGGGATCCCCGCCCAGGCGGCACCGGTCAAATCGGCGGTCCGGACCGTCCTGCTCCTGGAGCACTTCGCGGCCAGGCCGGGGCTGCACAGCCTGGCCGACATCCAGAGCGACCTCTCCCTGCCCAAGTCCAGCCTCTACATGCTGCTGCGCACGCTGGTGAACCTCGGCTGGGTGGAGACGGACGCGACGGGCACGCGGTACGGCATCGGCGTACGGGCCCTGCTGGTCGGCAGTTCGTACATCGACGGCGACGAGGTGGTCGCCGCGGCCCGGCCCACCCTGGACCGGCTCTCCGACGACACGACGGAGACCATCCACCTGGCCCGGCTCGACGGGACGAGCGTGGTGTACCTGGCCACCCGGCAGTCCCAGCACTACCTGCGGCCCTTCACCCGGGTCGGGCGGCGGCTGCCCGTGCACTCCACGGCGCTCGGCAAGGCGCTGCTCGCCACGCACTCGGACGCGGAGGTGCGGACGCTGCTGCCGCGGCGGCTGGAGGCGGTCACCGAGCACACCATCACCGACCGGGAGCAGCTCATCGAGGAGCTGGAGCTGGTGCGGGAGCAGGGGTACGCGCTGGACCGGGAGGAGAACACGCTCGGGCTGCGCTGCTTCGGGGTGGCCGTGCCGTACCGCACGCCGGCCCGGGACGCGGTGAGCTGCTCGGTGCCGGTGGCCCGGCTGACGCCGGGGCACGAGCAGGTCATCAAGGCGGCGCTGTTCGAGGCGCGCGACCGGCTGTCGGTGGTGACGCGCCGCATGTGA
- a CDS encoding sensor histidine kinase, with the protein MRDGLGRLLGARARLRWVHQILGGALLMPYFLLASVAVGSAAGGANALSSLPLSLAAYAAALPLAAVTGVYGLVRPLSVTAVRAMCAVPGERLAEGPARSWAARGRASAWWTLHLGVGAVVSGMTLAVPPMAVVLIVLPFVSGLREVRLGFGWFNTGVETYTAPLLGIGLLAALALCAAVAGELLARLAPVLLGPTAADRLAAAEERAADLAVRNRLARELHDAVGHALSAVTLQAAAARRMLERDPDFVREALTAIEDTTRRTVGELDAVLGLLREGDPARPDGATAPAPSLAADLDGLLARTRAAGTTVTAHQDPGPAGDWARLPATTSREAYRIVQEGLSNALRHGAGPVDLRILVRACHDTGRRELEITMTNPPAAPEGREPRTTGGRGLRGSAERAALLGGSVEAGPHGDRWRLHAVLPLAGGDR; encoded by the coding sequence ATGCGCGACGGCCTGGGGCGGCTACTGGGGGCGCGGGCACGGCTGCGGTGGGTCCACCAGATCCTCGGCGGCGCCCTGCTGATGCCGTACTTCCTCCTGGCCTCGGTGGCGGTCGGCTCGGCGGCCGGCGGAGCCAACGCCCTGTCCTCCCTGCCCCTGTCCCTCGCCGCCTACGCCGCGGCCCTGCCGCTGGCCGCCGTCACCGGGGTGTACGGGCTCGTCCGGCCGCTGTCGGTGACCGCCGTCCGGGCCATGTGCGCGGTGCCGGGGGAGCGGCTCGCCGAAGGGCCGGCGCGGTCCTGGGCCGCACGGGGGCGGGCATCGGCCTGGTGGACCCTGCACCTGGGGGTCGGGGCGGTGGTCAGCGGGATGACCCTGGCGGTGCCGCCCATGGCGGTGGTGCTGATCGTGCTGCCGTTCGTGAGCGGTCTGCGCGAAGTCCGGCTGGGTTTCGGGTGGTTCAACACGGGCGTCGAGACGTACACGGCACCGCTCCTCGGGATCGGCCTGCTGGCCGCACTCGCCCTGTGTGCGGCCGTCGCCGGGGAGCTGCTGGCCCGGCTGGCGCCCGTACTGCTCGGTCCCACGGCGGCGGACCGGCTCGCGGCGGCCGAGGAGCGGGCGGCCGACCTGGCCGTGCGCAACCGGCTGGCCCGGGAACTGCACGACGCGGTCGGGCACGCGCTCAGCGCCGTCACCCTCCAGGCGGCCGCCGCCCGGCGGATGCTGGAGCGCGACCCCGACTTCGTCCGGGAGGCGCTCACCGCGATCGAGGACACCACGCGGCGGACGGTGGGCGAACTGGACGCCGTACTGGGCCTGCTGCGCGAGGGGGACCCGGCCCGGCCGGACGGTGCGACCGCCCCCGCGCCCAGCCTCGCCGCCGACCTCGACGGGCTGCTGGCACGCACCCGCGCCGCGGGCACCACCGTCACCGCGCACCAGGACCCCGGGCCCGCGGGGGACTGGGCCCGGCTCCCGGCGACCACCTCGCGCGAGGCCTACCGGATCGTGCAGGAAGGCCTCAGCAACGCACTGCGCCACGGCGCCGGCCCGGTGGACCTGCGGATCCTCGTCCGGGCCTGCCACGACACCGGACGACGAGAACTGGAGATCACCATGACCAATCCGCCCGCCGCGCCCGAGGGCCGTGAGCCCCGCACCACCGGGGGCCGAGGGCTGCGCGGCTCCGCGGAGCGGGCCGCCCTGCTCGGCGGCAGCGTCGAAGCCGGCCCGCACGGGGACCGGTGGCGGCTGCACGCGGTCCTCCCGCTGGCCGGCGGCGACCGATGA
- a CDS encoding response regulator transcription factor: protein MTAAAPAGRPPLRIVLCDDERMVRTALRVILEAEADLEVVGEAATGAEAVPLVRSLAPDVVLMDVRMPEIDGIRATQQILATMAEPPRIVVVTTFENDAYVYEALRAGAVGFLLKGADPDELIGAVRLVARGDSLLFPAAVRSLAATPAAATAPATAPWIARLTDREADVLRLMATGLSNHEMSERLGVGPQTVKTHVASVLTKTGSRDRTQAVIAAYEGGFIMRKA from the coding sequence ATGACCGCGGCCGCCCCGGCGGGCCGGCCGCCGCTGCGCATCGTGCTCTGCGACGACGAGCGGATGGTCCGCACCGCGCTGCGGGTCATCCTCGAGGCCGAGGCCGACCTGGAGGTCGTCGGCGAGGCCGCCACCGGCGCCGAGGCGGTCCCGCTCGTGCGGTCCCTCGCCCCCGACGTGGTGCTGATGGACGTCCGGATGCCCGAGATCGACGGCATCCGGGCCACCCAGCAGATCCTCGCCACCATGGCCGAGCCGCCCAGGATCGTGGTCGTCACCACCTTCGAGAACGATGCCTACGTCTACGAGGCGCTGCGCGCCGGAGCCGTCGGCTTCCTCCTCAAGGGCGCCGACCCCGACGAGCTGATCGGTGCGGTCCGGCTCGTCGCCCGCGGCGACTCGCTCCTCTTCCCGGCCGCCGTCCGCTCCCTCGCCGCCACCCCCGCGGCGGCCACCGCCCCCGCCACCGCACCCTGGATCGCCAGGCTCACCGACCGCGAGGCCGACGTGCTGCGCCTGATGGCCACCGGACTGTCCAACCACGAGATGAGCGAGCGCCTCGGGGTCGGGCCGCAGACGGTCAAGACCCACGTCGCGTCGGTCCTCACCAAGACCGGCTCCCGCGACCGCACCCAGGCGGTCATCGCGGCCTACGAGGGAGGATTCATCATGAGGAAAGCCTGA